CTAGGTAACGGTGGAAATGTTCCGGCAATGAATGTGAATAATAAACTGCCCACATTATAGATTTGTAACATTCTATACCCAACTCGATTGTCGAATTCGAGTTATGGGATATCATACTTGTTGTTAGAACAATTATGATCAAttccaattcaatttaacaATTAGTACATATTATAAagttcaaaatatcattttatcatgTTATACAATCGTATGCGAGAGTTGTACAAGTTTACGGAAGCTCAATAGATAATTTAAGATTgaataaggatcaaattgtaaaaattttaaactatcgAGTTGATGACATGATTTTGGGGGTTCTAGGCCGAGATGTAACTCATTAACTTGTCCTTATCGTCACATTGAGAGCTTGACATCACGATGCTTGTGCAAAGAATAAACAAACCGCACGCTAAGTGAAAAAGCTctgtgatattttaattataatatatttaataataattatgttaatttatattttatagtatcatatattatgatttgagtaaattcatataataatattgattattaagaattttattaaattatatattttaattataatatatttaataataattatgttaatttatattttatagtatcatatattatgatttgagtaatttcatataagaatattgattattaagaattttattaaattatatattttaattataatatatttaataataattatgtttaaatatgattaaattatttattattgatattaataatcttattaaaatttaaataacaataacaataatcatttaccaaaataaatttatgctaagggtattctagtcattttagttttttccattatgctattacacctctattccattcaaccaaacacaagattactattacgcctctattccattacattcaaccaaacagttgattcgctattacacctctattccattacacttctaatccaatacagcgaaccaaacgtgcccttaattgttaattgtattaattgttgtaataaaatctaacatttgattagtaaatttataaatttattaattgtattaattgtattaattgttgtaacaaatctaacatttgattagtaaaacaaacttgatgttttattattattattttgtaacactagtcaaggaaatgaaagtaaataaacttaaaataaaaaactattatattttaaaaataaaaaaatatatatgtaatatttttcgggccgggccgggccgagcccgggccaaaaaaatcttGCTCGAGGCCCgatccattttttaaacgggcctaaatttttggccaaacccatatttcgggcctatatttttacccaaaccctcccatatttcgggccggccGTCGGGCCGGGACAGGTCTAATGTAAGGTCATAAGAATATATCCCCACATTATACAAGTTATACCATACGCATGCATCTATATGTGTGGTTATATATATTGTTGATACACAATATTAACGGAGGTCAAGATGAAAGGGATGGTATTCTAGTCCAGGAAATAGGAAAGGATCCCCTCAAATGAAATGCCTGAAGTTACTTAATTATGGGTATTTCGAGTTgggttcttatatattttttatagttgtataacatgtataaatatttaaatccaGTGTTTAAGGCATATAATTAGTAGATGTAATATGATGTTTCTTAGGGTGAATTTAGATGGACGGTGCGTTTACttgtggttagtgtaaaaacagctaTGGCGGTGAAATTAGATAccgtagcgatactgtagcgtgagacaaaaagttaGTTTCGAATAGAATTCTTTATTGGTTGGGTTAGgtcctaataaaattttaggttcgGGTTCGGTTCCGTCCGAAAAATGAGTCTAAATTTTTGTCAAAGTTCGACTtcgataaaaatgttaaagccTGGTCTCAATCCAGTCCGtccgaattaattttttaaaatttttattttttatataaaaaatatgatacaccaaatatgctaaaaatattaaaataaatatttctcaataaatttaaaagactttatatttaaatgatattaagataagtacaacttaacaagtaaatacctctaaaatagtaacaaaattaacaaaaaaacaagTCTTATACattattcaaatattaacaataaaatagtaaataccGAAATGGTGGCAAAACTGTggtaaaaaagttgaaaaacagGAGCAAAACAGCAAGGGTTattttttattgcaaatttaGACCTGGGCCTGGACCAAAAAAAACTTTACCCAAGAACTgacatattttctaaaaatgtattttttttaaatttattttttggatttatatttttatctaaacactttcaatttttgaataagcCTTCGGACCGGACCGGGTCACCATACCATGAACAACTCTAGTTTCTGATGACCCTGGTAATGTGTGGCTCTGGAAATTGGAACAGGAGTATAACCCAACAATTGCGACTGCAGCAGCGCAAGTATGTGCCGTTGTGTAGTGTGAGAAAACCAGTATGACCGAAAAGGGTGAGTGGCTGGGAGAGGTATAGGTGCCATTGCAGGTCGTCGGTTGTGGCCAATTTTCGTAGAATGATGGACTTTGTGGGGTTGCTGATCTTAACTAAGCTAATTTACATTTGATCCATGGATCTTTATTTGTCGCTTTTTATTACACCCACATGACATGAATCTCTTTCACTCCCCTGCTTCACTACCTTAACGAAACAGAGtttagaaagtaaaaaaaaaaaaacagaataaaagattaaaagttTTCGATGTTTCTTTTCCATAAAATGGAAATTTCAGACTCAAGTACTCAAAGCCACCAATTAAACTGATTGTTCTCAATCTGATTTAAATCTTTGGAAGgctaaaatatttatcattgtaTTAGTTTATAAACTCATAAAAGTTTTACCATTTTTGGGACCAAAGCCCCTGCCTCCCCTGGTGCTACCCTGTTCACAGAGGAATGCCCTCCTGTTTATATCCTACATACATTACAAGGGCGGTTGGATTTGCGGACTCTACATCGAAGCGATTACCGGATTTAAGATCGGATCGACACATCAGTTTCTGCAACAAGTTCAGGGCGACGAAACAGAGTACCCCATCTCTGCCATGGGGAGAATCATTGGTCGAAGCTTCGAATCACCGTGAGCTCGTGTTGTTGCATGGATTTAGAGGATTTAAAGGGATCGTCTCCTTTTCCAATTCAAGAGTTGTTTCTCAGCTCTTTCTAGCTGAGTTATTCTTCTCAagtttaaaagggaaaaaaagaaaaacaagggaAATCTGCATCAATGTTTTGTTTATAGATAGAGTTTAATGTTTATGGCAACTAAAGAAGTGGTTCAGGCTTCATAGGGTTCTTATATCGGTTGTTGTTGAGCAAAAATCGATTGGCAGATATGTTTAATATGAGTGCTGTAGCAGAATCTAATGACACTTTCCTTTAAGCAATGAAGGGGTGATTCGGCTTGTCTTACTACAAAACAATCTTACAACATGTGAGCTTGTACGATAATGGTAGTGGCTTTCTATTTTTTGGGTCCAATTTCAGCTGAAAAATGGGTATTCGAGGAAGATGAAGACAGAAAATGAAACTGCAAGGAAAATTCCTGTAACCAATGAAAGTAACTCAAACTGTACTTAGATTCATCCCCATAATTTCTCTTTCCTTCATCTTTtactaaaaaggaaaaaacgaaaagaaaaaattaaggtaacaataagacaaaaataGAGGGATTACAAATATCAATCAAAAACCATTTTTGTTATGCAGTTACCATCCTCATTTTCCTCTCTAACCATATATTTCACTAACCATTGTCCAATATTCGTGAACTCCTCTAATTAAAGTAGATTTCGAGTAATTCTTGAAAGAGTCTTGAATAGCTTTCACAACCTCCACACTATTTGTTCGAATTaacactttttcataatttcgacTCTGTAGAATAAACAAGCCATCATAGATTCCCTATGATTAtgcataaaaaattaagtacttCTCCAAACATCTTTTAAATCCTAAGATCCATTTGCCTTCATGGTCTGGCAAGACTCCTCTTGAAGTAGCATTACTagtttcatattattattttattacaaaaacatgaaaagacaaaaataatcttatattatttgttactttaggtttttggtaattttcatACTGAGTTAGGATTCAATTGATGAGTGATATCAATTcgattgaaaatttattaaaatatcttttttatatacaaagtaacaaatattaataCGATGGTGTATTTGTgcatgttttttaataaaataatactatagTAGGATATAAGCCcctgattgagttggtgttaaAAGTCAATCGAGCACTAACTCggagaaattacaaaaatgtttgactgagttggtgtcacgagtcaacCGGACACCAACTCGATTAGAGAAATTACGAAAATATTCattcgtaattaaaataagttatattatttgagagtattttaatctttttatttaaaaaagacaATGAAAATTTTGCATGCGTTTGGAATTAACTTTACCACTGAACCAAAACTTTATTCTGATTGtattatgcataatttattGCCTTCATCAATTgtgtatattaataattttgttgaCAAGTCAActcggtactaactcaatactgATTCATCATGATAAAAATTATACTgcatttagtattcttaatataatgtatttacgcgtttaaattttattttactcacaatttaatttttttcattttaatatagtaATAGTATATATTTTCCATGCGTCATTAAATAGTTCCAAACCATACttgtatgttattttcaaactaacatTTGTGTTCTAAGTACGTAGTTTCCACACATATACGTGTGTGATAGATATCTAGTATTGAAAACGttattgattgagttgatgtcacaAGTCAACTCGACACTAACTCAATATTGATAACAACGCCATGATAAACAACTGTATTGCTTTAATATTCTTAATGTGAcgtatttacatgtttaaatttcattttactcacaatttaatatatttgtttcattttcatatcGTACatgtttcatatattattattaattagttttaaatcatacgtttcattatttattgtatgttatttttaaattaacatcGTGTTATAAGTACATAATCTACATGTATCTGCTGAgtgatagaatttttaacaattttatgtgAGAGTAAAAGATAACCTAGTATACAATAAAGAatatactttaaaatatttttataaattttatggatTATAAGAAATTTATCAATCTCGATCCtatttgtaaaatctaaaagCTCGAAagtctaataaataatttccgAAAAAATTACCTATGGAGAGAGAACAAaatctcttcctttttttcaaTCTGTCTTCATAAAACCAACTTGCAATCGAAgtccaaaattaatattttaatcatagaaactataaatttccattttgtttAATATCGAAATTTAAAGACTTAATAAGTGTTAAAAAGAGATTGTGTATCATCAACTAGCATTaatgtcctttttttttttttttttgtcttcaaatctttttgtTTCCTCCGTGAATAAGTTGAAAAGCCCAATTAGCAGCTGTTGCCGGGAAACCAGTACCGAACTACATTTTTGTCGGTTCCCCCATTGTTATTTTCCAGCCCCGACATGCATTACCTTCCATTGCTCAACCTTTTTAGCTCGATTCCATTTTGTTTTTCCTTCAAAGTTTACAGATTTTTGCTTGTTCCCAATTATTTATTGTCTCTTATATCAGCCTCCATGAAGCTTCCTCTCTTGTTTTTTCAATTCCCTTCTCTTATTATTTATCCCATGTTTTGAAACCAttgaacaaagaaaagaaaaacgtTTTTatgtttccttcttttttttgtttttgaaatggAACCCAAATTTCGTGGAATTGTTCGTTCTGTTTTTGCCTTGGTACTACTTTTCTTGTTTTACAATCACGAAAATGGCTTCAAAACACCATTTTTAGTGAAACCCAGAGTTGGGTTTTATGATCAAAGTGAAGTTATCCACAGGAGAATCATAGAAACTAATGATACCAGTGTTGAAGTCAATGACTTGGCTGCTAGAAAACCCAAAATTTGCTCAGGGTTGATTGAACACAAGGGCTATCCTAGTCAATGTGATTACTTGATTGCCCACCCTGAGTGTAGTCCTGGTGGGTTTTTCAACTACATCAAGTTCTTTTATTGTAGCTGTCAAAATGTTAGCTTCTTGGGGTTCACTGTATTGGCTATATGGTTGGTTGCCTTGTTTTACTTATTGGGTAACACAGCAGCTGattacttttgtttttccttgGAAAAGCTTTCGAGTTTATTGAAAATGTCACCAACTGTTGCTGGGGTTACTTTGTTGCCATTAGGGAATGGTGCTCCTGACCTGTTTGCTAGCATTGCTGCATTTGCAAGTAAGAATTCAAGTGAGGTTGGGATTAACAGTGTGTTAGGGGGTGCTGTGTTTGTCACTTGTGTTGTTGTTGGGATTATTTCTCTTTGTATAGCTGAAAAAAAGGTTCAAATTGATAGGTATTCCTTTGTTAGGGACATTGGTTTCTTTTTGTTCTGTTTGATTTGGCTGTTCTTGATTTTAACTGTTGGAGAGGTCACTGTTGGGACTGCATTGTTGTTTGTTTTGCTGTATTTGATTTATGTTCTTGCTGTTGCTCTTAATGAGGTTGGTAGGATAAACATTAGGGTGTTTAAGTTGAGGTATGTTACACCATTGTTGCCTGTTAGATGGTGTAATTCATCTTCTATTGGAGATGAAGAGGGGGATTCTGTTTATGCCTCGTTGCTTGAATCCGGCTCAAAAAGTGACGTACCATGTCTCGAGAATAGGTTGCCTCATTGGATGTGGGCATCTCAGGTGGCGATCTATTCAGATGAGCTAGAAGAGGACCCAAAATCAACGTGGGGTTGGAATGATGAGGATGAGGTCGTGTTGAAAGAACGGTCTTTGTTCTCTTGTTCTAAGTTTGTTTCGTTGTTGGAGTTTCCGTTGACACTTCCAAGACAGTTGACGATTCCTATGGTGGAAGAACGATGGTCGAAGGGGTATGCCGTGGCTAGTGCTACGTTGGCGCCTATACTTCTTGCTTTCTTGTGGAACACTAAAGGCGATGATGCAACTCGATTAAGTCAGGAAATTGTGTACTTCATTGGTGTTACCTTCGGTGGCATACTCGGAGTTTCCGCATATCTATTCACCTCATCCGATCACCCGCCTCACCGGTTTTTGCTCCCATGGGTTTTGGGAGGATTTTTCATGAGCATAGTCTGGTTTTACATGATTGCAAACGAGCTTGTTGCTTTATTGGTGGGATTAGGTGTGATCTTTGGTATTAAACCTTCGATCCTCGGTCTAACCGTATTGGCATGGGGCAACTCAATGGGCGATTTGATGTCGGACATTGCACTTGCAATGAATGGCAGGGACAGTGTACAGATTGCCATGTCAGGGTGCTATGCCGGACCGATGTTCAACACGCTTGCCGGTTTGGGGATCTCATTGGTGCTCGGTGCCTGGAATAAGAAACCTGCTCCATACATAGTTCCCAGAGATAGTAGCTTGTTTTGTACAATGGGGTTTCTAGCATTAGGCCTAGTTTGGTCCTTCATCATGTTGCCCCGGAACGATATGCGGCCGAACAAGACACTCGGGATCGGGCTTATAATGATCTACTTAATATTTGTCATTGTTCAGGTGAGTGCTTCCCTCGGTGTTTTATCAATAGGTTGGGATTGAAAACGTTGTGGCCTTTGCTAGTTCAgtattgttgttgttggtgtATCCCCATTTAAAGAGCAATGGTACAGGAGGataaattttggttagaaaTCTTGTATAGCATTGGGTTTTAATAGTAATAGACTTCAACTCTGTTATAATAAACGTTGGTAATGGCGGTAGAACGATcacaaaataataagaaaaaaaaaacaggaaCACATGAACTTTATTTAAGGAttgaaaaatattgttttaatctGATTTAGCCCAtggattaaaattatataaaaaagaaaaattaaaattagatttttaaaatttatgtaggATAAATTACACAAGGTAATTAAACGATTAGGATTAGGAAATTTACGTTTTAgttactcaactttaaaaagttataaaatggtcattgaattattcgacAATTTTCAAGTCATTGGGTTGTTAAAGTTGTTATTGTATGGCCTTTTCTGTTTACACTGTCTGCACCAATCGAAagctttcattttccttttcttttgtaattcaatttttttcatgaaacaacatTGAATGTCACGAATTTGcgaactaaaattcaaacaactttcTCTTCTAATTTTCAACACCGACCGTTAGACCGACTTGGATCTAatgtatattcttttattcatcAATAGAGTATTAATCCACTGTATCAATCGTTGAATCATTGCTTAGAGCTCAATAGccaaatttttaagaaaataacttaacaactcagtgacttaaataaaaatttttgaataatttagtgattattttataaattattaaaattgagtgaccaaaatacaaacttactaatagtttaatgagtTTTGTTGCAGCTTACCAATTTATGTATAGCTTGGAGGTGCCCGTTTGCTTTTCCCCAATTAAACCTTAACTTCGATTCCAAGCTTGGCATTTGCCAATCGTATCGTATCCCACAAAGGGCATAATGGCAAATTAAAAAACTCCATCCTTTAGAACTAATGAGTTTCGCTTTCATTTCTGATCAGAATTCCCGACCAAACCAAAGCCATCAATCAAaatcttaaagaaaattttctttttctgtgtacaaaagaaaagatgatGCATTTGACATTAtattggggtaaaaatgtaaccCTCCTCGTTGATTCATGGAAAACCGATTCATGGCTGAGTTACCTCCTCACTCTACTCGCTTGTTTCCTCTTCTCTTCCTTTTACCAGTACATGGAAGACCGCCGCCTCCGTTTCCGATCCCTCTCTTCCTCCTCCACCACCGCTGTTCCTCTCCTCCCCAAATACCAACGCTCTGCTAAAATCGCGACGGCCGTGCTCTTCGGTTTCAACTCAGCAATTGGCTATCTCCTGATGTTGGCCTTAATGTCGTTCAACGGCGGCGTTTTCTTGGCCGCCGTTTCGGGACTAGCTGTTGGGTACTTGTTTTTCAGGCTTATCGACGATGAGGAACCATGGGTGGTGATCGACAACGCTTGCGCTTGTGCTTGATATAACTtcatttttaaccattttttttgctttgtacATTATACCCCTATTTCTTGTACCAATAATCAACGTTTCATCGGGTTCAGCAGTGGTTTGGATGGGTGATTGGTGCGGTGCAGTGCAATctgtttagcttattttttatCTCAGGTTACAGCATCGTTataatatctaatctcaccgtcaCAACTGTTTTTATACTAATCACGTAAATacaccgtccatccaaactcaccatTAATGAGCTTGCaaaatacaaagattaattattgaattattccaataaatatatttttttattcttttaacatATATCTCTTTCCTATTTGGTGTTTTTATATTAAGATTAATATactgtttaatatttaaatttgacattaatattaaatttaatatttaaatcaaatattattatataattaaataaaaaatttctattgaCGTAAGAATTTTTCACGTTGCACGTTCATTGATCGATGATTAGATATAGATAGACGATTGTTAATGTCCAACATTGATTCTATTATTAGCTCGTAATTGAtgttttaccaaaaaaaatctaTCATCATTGCTTTTGCTTTAATATTTGCATAGGATATGGTTAGACGTACATTTGGAAATGGGCGAGGGAAATAACCATTAATCTCAAGTGCTTCCATTGGGCTGAATGGAGAGAGTGTGATGATAAACATGAGCATATGAGACTCAAGTAGGCAGTTTCAATAGCGATGGCCCAAGCAAGGCCATATCCTCAACTGAACTAACCAAAACTCAAAACCTATACCCATGTTTTGAATGTTATAATACTAATAGAAGAAGGTGGAAATGGGACAATGATTGCTCATTGGAGTCATCGGAGATGAAAGTCAATGTGTGTTTATTTATGGAAACAGAGCAGCAATGAATGCAAATGCTGGCATCACCCTCTCAAACCCCTCTTCCTCAATTTCTAAGACGCACCGCAAATCTCTCtttgaattaaattcattacATAGATTTGGGATAGGTAGACATGTGGGTGGTGGAGTTGTATAGTACTTTGGAAAAGAGCGTGAGGTGTGAGAGTGTGGGTTATGTTATGGTTATGAAAGGGGAATGGAGACACTGACTTGTCTTCTCAAAATGTCGGTCTTTCTCCATCAATGGTTTCAGGACCCCACGTGTGGGCCTGCGCTCTTCCCCCTCCCTACTTTCCACTTCTTTCTTCTTATAACCATAAATTAACGGGTAAACTATACCAATGTCactaaattgttaataaatttatattttagtcattcaattttaaaaagattataaaacgatcattaaattatttaaaaattttaatttaagtcctaaaaatatacaaaaatatttatttaagtcatgGGGTTgtcatggttttttttttaaaaatagtctaATTAGCTAGCTTTAAGCTACAATTCGAAAATTCGAAAATTAATACCCATTAACAAATAGAATAACATTGCTTTATGAAAAAAACCGAACTGTAGAAGAGATGAGAAAGGAGAGCTTTTAATTTGTGCAGGTGGTGCAAACAAAGAAGATAATACAGTAGTAACTTTAACagtccaatgacttaaatgaaaactttcaaatagttcaatgactattttgtaactttttaaaaattgagtgaccaaaatgcaaatttactaataatttagtgacttagGATGTaaatttacctattaaatttatattgatattatattttataaaataatttaaaatatattgaaatgcaTTTTTacataactttataaaaatatattataatatattgtttaaaatatcGGACCAACTAGgaagaaattaagaaatcaTTTCAATGTCATAATTGAAGTTggagtaaaaatattaaataaaattcaaaatagtgCAAGTTcaagtatatacataaaaaattaaaaaaaaaaagttgagaaaAAAGGTGAGTGATTTTCCACCCCTAACCATATGATAACCATATGAAAGTGAAGACAAAGGCTATAAAAATGGACCAACAACATGGGTGAAAAGTCAGACATGAATAGTTTCACCGATAGTGATTAGGCAGGAGATCGAGATGATAAAAGAAGTACTTCAAGCTATGACTATTTCGTAGTCATCTAAGAAGCAATCCATTATCACATTATCAAGATCAGAAGCTGAATTTGTTGCTATTACACCTTGTGCTTGTCAAGCTATTTGGCTCAGAAGAATCCTTGAACAACTATAACTAAAGCTAGAAAGAGTCACTATAAATTTATGTGATAACAACTCAACTATCTAGTTGTTAAAAAATCTTGTGTTGCATGAAAGAATAAAGcatattgatgtaaaatattACTTTCTGCGAGATCTTAGCAATGAAGGAGCAATTGAGCTATAGTATTGCAGAAGTGAGGATCAAGTTGCTGATGTATTTACCAAGCCTCTCAAGTTGGTATCATTTGTCAAGTTCAGGAAAATACTTGGCCTTAGACATCAAGTAGTAAGTATGTATTAAACTGAAAGCACACTTCCATGTTGAGGGATTATTGAGAtgtttttggtaaataaatcaTCCCTAAAAATTAGGGATTACCAAATATGGTTGAggtttttttcatatttaattttgctatttttaactTTGAGCTTACTAATTTTAGCTATTGTAAAGCTATAAAAGGTTAGAACCATTTGGAGTTATTCATCAATTCAACAAAATCTTCTCTCATTTGAGTTAAAAGCTCGTTTTTCTCTATTTCTCTACTTGTAAGTGCAACATAACACTTACCAATTTCGTGACCTCACCGTTGTACAAAGACTAGATCGCTCTCCCACTAAACTTTCCCCTCAAAAGCTTAACTTTGCAACTCAAGAGATTAAACTATTAATCTCTCAGTTACTTTCGATTCCCTTTAACCTAGGCAAAACTTAAGTagtatataaaacttaaatttatatactacTTAAGTTTTGCAATCTAGTCACTTTTTCTTATAAAGTAAAGCTAAAAATCAACATATGATGATAATTCTATAAGAGTCGTGATGTAATCCAAAGTCTTTAACTATAGAAAGTAACTTTACTTGTCCGCAAAAACCAATCTATAAGTTTTCAATTTCAACTCAATTGGTGATCATGTTTTAAGCGTTACTCATCCAATatcataaaaagtaaataaccCAATACTTTTAGTCTAAAATCTATCAACTCttcaaaagataaatataataagGGATAAATACCAAAACTATATATGAACTATGGTTTAATGTGCAATCGTATATCCAATTCTTGTAAactattaacacaattattgatataacttCATTTTATGTTCATATAGCGCatgcataaataattatatttatccaatataaaaataaattaaagtatttatttctttaaatatgcatgattaaatcaaaattaaagtttcaagtatacatgtgaaccacaattagagtttcacgtgtataattgcacggaattaaagttcatgtatacaatctgtacattaaatcaaaattcatgtataattttgagatttatcccatataataataaaatagtccaTGAAGTTATAACCATTGTTTCCACTATAGAAACAAATACAAAAGGAACCTTACCTTTAAATGtcttaaacattttaattagtgAGTTTTAGTTTGAATGTGACAAATTTatgtaaaactttaaaatttatcctatataatattgtaataataCTATAACGTGGGA
The nucleotide sequence above comes from Gossypium raimondii isolate GPD5lz chromosome 13, ASM2569854v1, whole genome shotgun sequence. Encoded proteins:
- the LOC105782900 gene encoding cation/calcium exchanger 4 → MEPKFRGIVRSVFALVLLFLFYNHENGFKTPFLVKPRVGFYDQSEVIHRRIIETNDTSVEVNDLAARKPKICSGLIEHKGYPSQCDYLIAHPECSPGGFFNYIKFFYCSCQNVSFLGFTVLAIWLVALFYLLGNTAADYFCFSLEKLSSLLKMSPTVAGVTLLPLGNGAPDLFASIAAFASKNSSEVGINSVLGGAVFVTCVVVGIISLCIAEKKVQIDRYSFVRDIGFFLFCLIWLFLILTVGEVTVGTALLFVLLYLIYVLAVALNEVGRINIRVFKLRYVTPLLPVRWCNSSSIGDEEGDSVYASLLESGSKSDVPCLENRLPHWMWASQVAIYSDELEEDPKSTWGWNDEDEVVLKERSLFSCSKFVSLLEFPLTLPRQLTIPMVEERWSKGYAVASATLAPILLAFLWNTKGDDATRLSQEIVYFIGVTFGGILGVSAYLFTSSDHPPHRFLLPWVLGGFFMSIVWFYMIANELVALLVGLGVIFGIKPSILGLTVLAWGNSMGDLMSDIALAMNGRDSVQIAMSGCYAGPMFNTLAGLGISLVLGAWNKKPAPYIVPRDSSLFCTMGFLALGLVWSFIMLPRNDMRPNKTLGIGLIMIYLIFVIVQVSASLGVLSIGWD
- the LOC105782903 gene encoding copper transporter 5; translation: MMHLTLYWGKNVTLLVDSWKTDSWLSYLLTLLACFLFSSFYQYMEDRRLRFRSLSSSSTTAVPLLPKYQRSAKIATAVLFGFNSAIGYLLMLALMSFNGGVFLAAVSGLAVGYLFFRLIDDEEPWVVIDNACACA